One segment of Stappia sp. 28M-7 DNA contains the following:
- a CDS encoding TVP38/TMEM64 family protein: MRAEAETSAVAADGGKTPMDSGKGGTGKTGGAARRPSLRRFLPLAVILAAMALGYAFGLHEHLSLSELIRRRAELAGLVSENLWLAVAGFAAVYVSAVALSFPGASLLTVLGGFLFGWALGGTVVAFAATIGAGLIFLAARMSLGETLAARAGPFLSRLAEGFREDAFHYLLFLRLAPVFPFWLVNVAPAVFGMRLRPYLLATFVGILPGTYAYAFIGAGLDSVIAAQEAAAPGCAAAGTCSIELSALVTRELVLAFAALGLAALIPVALRKWRGRAKPPGT, encoded by the coding sequence ATGCGCGCTGAGGCGGAGACCTCGGCGGTCGCGGCGGACGGGGGGAAGACACCCATGGACAGCGGCAAGGGCGGGACGGGAAAGACCGGCGGGGCGGCACGCCGCCCCTCGCTGCGCCGTTTCCTGCCGCTGGCGGTGATCCTGGCGGCGATGGCGCTCGGCTATGCCTTCGGCCTGCACGAACATCTGAGCCTGTCCGAACTGATCCGCCGCCGGGCCGAGCTCGCCGGGCTCGTTTCCGAAAATCTGTGGCTTGCCGTTGCCGGCTTCGCGGCCGTCTATGTGTCGGCGGTGGCGCTGTCCTTTCCCGGCGCCTCGCTGCTGACCGTGCTCGGCGGCTTCCTGTTCGGCTGGGCCCTCGGCGGCACCGTGGTCGCCTTTGCCGCGACCATTGGCGCTGGGCTGATCTTCCTGGCCGCGCGCATGTCGCTCGGCGAGACGCTGGCGGCGCGCGCCGGGCCCTTTCTGTCGCGTCTGGCGGAAGGCTTTCGCGAGGATGCGTTCCATTATCTCCTGTTCCTGCGCCTTGCCCCGGTCTTCCCGTTCTGGCTGGTCAATGTCGCCCCCGCGGTCTTCGGCATGCGACTGCGGCCCTACCTGCTCGCGACCTTCGTCGGCATCCTGCCGGGAACCTATGCCTATGCCTTCATCGGCGCCGGGCTCGACAGCGTGATCGCGGCGCAGGAGGCGGCTGCGCCCGGCTGCGCGGCGGCCGGCACCTGCAGCATCGAGCTTTCCGCGCTGGTGACCCGCGAGCTGGTGCTGGCCTTTGCAGCGCTCGGGCTGGCGGCACTCATTCCCGTTGCCTTGCGAAAGTGGCGCGGCCGAGCAAAACCGCCCGGCACCTGA
- a CDS encoding NAD(P)/FAD-dependent oxidoreductase, translating to MSRLLTPDICVIGAGSGGLSVAAAAAAFGVDTVLIEKGEMGGDCLNYGCVPSKALIAAGKAARHAEEAERFGITVPRVDVDFAAVNDHVRKVIATIAPHDSQERFEGLGVTVIRAPARFRDSRTVVAGEAEIRARRFVVATGSSPLVPPIPGLEGVPWHTNETIFTLRECPGHLLVIGGGPIGLELAQAHRRLGARVTVVEAARAMPREDPELAALVLERLRAEGVELIEGASVTAVSGTAGAIRLTLGEGDTAREIEGTHLLLAVGRKANVEGLGLEEAGIAFDRRGITVGANLRSSNRRVYAIGDVAGGLQFTHVAGYHAGVVIRALLFRLPARETREIIPRVTFTDPQIGHVGLSAEEARARFGTARVRVLEAAFAGNDRAQAEARTDGLVRLVAGRGGRILGASVVGAGAGEMTNLLSLVVARKLGVRDLAGFVSPYPSLSEAVRRAAISYYADSARNPWIRRLIRFLARFG from the coding sequence ATGTCCCGTCTCCTCACTCCCGATATCTGCGTCATCGGTGCCGGCAGCGGCGGGCTCTCCGTCGCGGCGGCGGCTGCCGCCTTCGGCGTCGACACCGTGCTGATCGAGAAGGGGGAGATGGGCGGCGACTGCCTGAACTACGGCTGCGTGCCCTCCAAGGCGCTGATCGCCGCCGGCAAGGCGGCGCGTCATGCTGAGGAGGCCGAGCGCTTCGGCATCACCGTGCCGCGCGTCGATGTCGATTTCGCCGCGGTCAACGACCATGTCCGCAAGGTCATCGCCACGATCGCCCCGCATGATTCGCAGGAGCGTTTCGAGGGTCTGGGCGTCACGGTGATCCGTGCGCCAGCGCGCTTTCGCGATTCCCGCACGGTGGTGGCGGGAGAGGCGGAAATCCGCGCCCGCCGCTTCGTCGTTGCCACCGGCTCCTCGCCGCTGGTGCCGCCGATCCCGGGCCTCGAGGGGGTGCCCTGGCACACCAACGAGACGATCTTCACCTTGCGCGAGTGCCCGGGCCATCTCCTGGTGATCGGCGGCGGGCCGATCGGCCTGGAACTGGCGCAGGCCCATCGCCGGCTCGGCGCCCGCGTCACCGTCGTCGAGGCGGCCCGCGCCATGCCGCGCGAGGACCCGGAGCTGGCCGCGCTCGTGCTGGAGCGGCTGCGCGCAGAGGGCGTCGAGCTGATCGAGGGGGCGAGCGTCACCGCCGTGTCCGGCACGGCCGGCGCGATCCGCCTCACGCTGGGCGAGGGCGACACGGCGCGGGAGATCGAGGGCACGCATCTGTTGCTGGCCGTCGGCCGCAAGGCCAATGTCGAGGGGCTGGGCCTGGAGGAGGCGGGCATCGCGTTCGACCGGCGTGGCATCACCGTGGGCGCGAACCTGCGCAGCTCCAACCGCCGGGTCTATGCCATCGGCGACGTCGCCGGCGGCCTGCAATTCACCCATGTCGCGGGCTATCACGCCGGGGTGGTGATCCGGGCGCTGCTGTTCCGCCTGCCGGCCAGGGAAACCCGCGAGATCATCCCGCGGGTGACCTTCACCGATCCGCAGATCGGCCATGTCGGCTTGAGCGCGGAGGAGGCGCGGGCCCGCTTCGGAACAGCGCGGGTGCGGGTGCTGGAAGCCGCCTTTGCCGGCAACGACCGGGCGCAGGCCGAAGCGCGCACGGACGGGCTGGTGCGGCTGGTCGCCGGGCGCGGCGGGCGCATCCTCGGGGCGAGCGTCGTGGGGGCGGGGGCGGGCGAGATGACCAACCTCCTGTCGCTCGTCGTCGCCCGCAAGCTGGGCGTGCGTGACCTCGCCGGTTTCGTCTCTCCCTATCCGTCCCTTTCGGAAGCGGTTCGCCGCGCGGCGATTTCCTATTATGCTGACAGTGCGCGCAACCCGTGGATTCGCCGCCTCATCCGCTTTCTAGCCCGGTTCGGCTGA